The genomic interval CGATGGCACGGACGGAGAAATTCTTTACGGCTTTATTAGGGCGTTATGTCTTACGCCCCGGCAGGCTGTCATCCGTGAACCCGTGCGCGCGAGAAAGCGGCGAGGAGAATAAGTGTTATTGTTGTGTCCGTCGAGCGCCTGTCATTTATTGTTCGGCCCCAGTTTTACCGAAGAGAGTGTAACGATGCTTTAATTGTTTGTGATGGACGAGCGGGGCGATTGACGTCGGGGTGGTGATTTgttatgctgtttttgtttttaacagagaCGGTGCACCGCCACATGCAGCAGTACGAGGTGGAGTACTTGCAGTTTGCCTTCCGCTGGATGAACAACCTGCTTATGAGAGAACTTCCTCTGCGCTGCACCATTAGACTCTGGGACACTTATCAGGTAAAAGAGACTCTCAACAGACTCGGATGCGGTCAGTTACATAAATAGcattgtgcaaaaataaaaacggtTAGCGCTTGCTCATCCTCAGCCGCGTAAAAAGAACGTTTaacgttaaaaaaatacaagaaataaaataGGTTACTGATATATTATGTTAATGTGactatttcttcttttgtttttatgccCGTTCGGAAAGTTAATTTCCTCCCCCTCTCAGTTTGTCAGTTTATATTCTATTCTGTTAGACAGAAATAGGATTTATAGATGTTTGGCAAAATCCTGTGTAATGCATTTTGCGTTCATGCGATATAAAAGGAGAATTTTGCACTGATCTTTTTCCTGACTATGAGAAACAGGGTAGGCATATTTTCGTGGGTTGTATTGAAGCAAGTATATGAAGCCCTGTGTAATTATGCTGTTTTGGGGGGTGTTTACGAGACGTTTCTTTTCTAATACAGCGAGTGCAGCAGAATAGAACAGACTTCTGGGCTCtcgaaatgtatttttcattatctAAAAAAGTTTTGGCAGGCACGGTACGCAGTACATACGGTGTCTTTCTGAAAGCTGTAATAAGAattacggtaacactttagaacaggcatttctctcaataaattccaaatgtactgtttattaatagtaaggtagtcgTTAAGTTCAGATATTGGGTAGATACAGACGTAGAATTATTAATTTGcctaattactactaataaatatctaataatcTAGTAATATGTAAGTCTTAGCAGAACTATTTAAAGAATTAACATTTCTAATAAGGTTTTTCTGTCTAAAAGctgtaataaatcaataatgaaCTGAatacgtaataaataaattcagatgCAGGCTCTGTGAAATGTGTTTAGTGAACAAATCAAGTGAAAATGTATTAGGTTTTTTCAAATCAAGTTAAGAATTACTTTACCGTATCAAGGACTTGGTTCCCAACCCTTAAGTGATCTGAGATGACCGAACGCCTGAGAAGAGCCCCTCAAAAAAATGCCAACCCTCAATACAGAATTAACAAATTTCACCATTAGTTAAATGCATATCAAGTACATATGTATGCGCACATTGTAGAAAGCTGCTTGGCAATGATTATgcgttatttaaataaatctgtttcCAAACAGTTGCAGGCCACTAATCCACTGATCTAATTTTAATTGGTCGAGTATTTAAACGAATAAAACCCCATCCATTCTGAGCGCATGTGCTtctgccgctttaaattctTGAGCTCGTTACAGCAGGTACGTATTCTCAGTGTTTTCccattcattgatttatttgcgGCGTCCCACCGCGATATCAAAACCGACCACCGCAAATAGATTTTCCAAAAAGCTTTGACTCCGTTGAGTAAACATGGGCACTGCACGTTTCGGAATCAAAACCCAGTGTGAGTATTTTATACcactgtatttctgaaggaaaccaactgtttttctaaaattttggatgtcatttttatttcatctttcaAGTCCTTATTATACGTGACTTGACGAGATTCCAGCGTCAAGCAATTTGGGTGTCCGGCCGGAAAGTGTGCTGTCGTTCCAGCCAGCGGCAGCGcggaaatgtttcttaaattcGAAATTTAGCGAGCCGACGACGTGGCTAGTTANNNNNNNNNNNNNNNNNNNNNNNNNNNNNNNNNNNNNNNNNNNNNNNNNNNNNNNNNNNNGCAGAGAGCGCATTTGCTGCCACAAATACAGTACAAGTCTGTGGGAAACactggattctgattgggtGTGAATGTTTGCGTCATTCCTCGGCTGGAGGAAAATCGTTCTAAAAGAACAATGACGTGACGTGANNNNNNNNNNNNNNNNNNNNNNNNNNNNNNNNNNNNNNNNNNNNNNNNNNNNNNNNNNNNNNNNNNNNNNNNNNNNNNNNNNNGTTTGCGAAATGACAAATTATTAGCAAATAAACAGCGAACCGTTATGTTTTCTAATTCATGGATGAGTTGCACGTAGCCCATTTAAAAAGCGCTTCACGGGTTCGAAGGTTCAAAGTTCAAATCTGCGCTGAAACAATCTTCCgctcattaacattttcatgcattttaatcatggatctgtaatatttttcaaatgttttgaagtAATTTTCTCCTCTTTaacatagctgcatttaaaaaaaatggccaacaaaaattatttttccaaCTTATTCATATTAAGTTCAATTGTGCCTTGCTGGTATAGTTATATTAGTGTTAAgtaagtattattaaataataaaaaaaaaaaaaaacataaNNNNNNNNNNNNNNNNNNNNNNNNNNNNNNNNNNNNNNNNNNNNNNNNNNNNNNNNNNNNNNNNNNNNNNNNNNNNNNNNNNNNNNNNNNNNNNNNNNNNggatttttttttttattattcaattaactttttttattatttcatttttattgaaccAAGCCGGCAGGCAAACGTAGGTTGTCATACGTTAATGAGCTCATAATTGCGAGGTCGTAATTCAAAATCGATACGACTCCTTTAATCGTGACTTCGGTGTCACTCTCGTCTTTACGTTCACAGGCAGAGCCTGAAGGATTCTCTCATTTCCATCTGTACGTGtgtgctgccttcctggtgcgATGGAGGAAAGAGATACTAGAGGAGAAAGATTTCCAGGtaagatgggttttttttctgtgtgtcgTGTTGTGCGGTCCCTGAGCCGCGGTGTGAGTCGTCCTTGCGTGAGACCCCTCCTCCCTCATTAACTTGCGGGGTCGAGGGGTCAGTGCGCCTGCATTAGTGTGATGACAACAGCAGCTGCTGTAAGGTGACATTGCGTCGTCCCTTTGAGACTCTTCTGTTTCCTgtcctctctcgctctcgcttGTTCTGTGCGATTGAGAGGTAAAGGGTTTAGGCATGGAGGCTTCGAGAGGGCAGATGTGTCACCGGACGTACAATATGAGTTATATAATCAGAAGTCCCATGTCTATTACTGGATTCGAGTGGCTTACTTTCCCTCGTCCTGTCAATCACTCAACCGTCCCAGCTCAATGCCTgcaatgtgttttctgtttgtcatttttatcatttattattattattctttatttagtttttgtttaaatattcagtGTTGCAAAGCAGTGCCatgcagtgtatatatatcacCCTACTTGAGTATACTCTATGAGTGTAGATAAAGTTGGATATGATATATATTCGTTCTCGTATAGAGAGCTGTATATTAATAGTTTACGTTTTTGCCATTGGACAATTATGCAGCCGAGATTTACCAATgaaatagtttatatttttcGGTTATACAACACACAGTTGAGATTTGCTAAATGGTATATGCTACTTAGCACATTcgttaaaggcatagttcattcaaaaatcaAAATTCTGTCGTTTATTATACAAACCCCGTATGACCTTTAgtcacaaactaaaatattttggatgttttcgaGAGCTCTCTGGCCCTCCCACAGACAGCAAGGATCCTTACATGTTCAAGGCTCAGAAATATAGCATGGAGATCGTTAAAACAATCCAGGcgacaaaaatgctttttgtgcacagagaaaacaaaaataatgactttattcgaCAATCCGCTCCGCTTCACCCTACAGCGCCAGTTCGCAGGGTTCGTATAAGGTGATCAAAATGCTTGAAGTACTTGAATTTGACTTTCAAATTGAAGTCCTGGAAAACTCTTTAATACAGCCGTATGTATAAAACGGTGCTTGAAAAGtacttgaatgtttataaaGCCGTATATGTGAAACTAGTATTAAATTAGTATTAAATGCAGCGAGTTCGATACAGTGACGCAATAAATACAttaccactgatgtcacatgggctATTTTATCAGtctcaaagtattttttttaggttagtGTTACTCTGTAATTACTAAAacctgtcatcatttgctcataCTTATGTCATTCAAAATTCATATATTCTttgatttctacttttttcttCACTCGGGGCATGTTTAAAGAATCAAAAAACGCTACGATCGAATCATCGAGCCACCGACCGATCGCGGATCAGTGAATCAATCGTCCTTTTCGTTAATCGTTCTTTTGagccatttcttttaaatgaactggTTGATTCAAATATGCAAACTTTCATTCAGGCGTCGAACTCCCATTTTCCACCATTCATTTGATTTCTTATCAGTTCCTTAATAATCAAGTCGCATGCCGCTTTTGACTTGTCCTGCCAAGTATTCCGCTTGACTtcaaaatgacataattttacaggtttgaaaagCATTTAGAATGCAGAAGTCAGAGCGAATCAgattaatgcttttttctttctaagtCTTTGCCTTCTCTTTAAACTTGCATCTCTGTGGAGTGAATAGACTGctcaatatgtgtgtgtgttgttgaaTATGCAGCGAGTCAGTGGTGTGTATCAGCAGTGTGTTGTGGGGCGGttgatttattgtgtttacaGTGCCCAGTGATTCAGAATTATCCCCTGCACCAGCTCTGCAGCACACGGCTGCTGTTTGGCATTCAGACAACAGCCCCGGGCCTCCGTCTTTACCCGCCTGTGCCATGTGTCAGCAGAGAGATTATTTCTCCTATTCTGTCTCTTTATCCTTTTGTTTCACTGTATATACCTTCCATTCTGCGCAGGTTTGTTTTTACACACGTGACTGTAGATAAGCGATGCCCTATTGTGCTCCGTAAGACTGTCCTGACATAGACCAAGTAGAGGTTTTGGGGTGTTACGGAAGATCTGTGGCGAAAAAGTTGACTTTGCTGCACCCTAACCTACGATTTCACCTCCTCCAGTGCAATGTGTTCAGGTCAAGCTGCCCTAGACAAACATTTCCCATACAATCCcttgcctttttatttatttttttgaagggAAGAAACAGGGAAGGCTGCTCTTAAAATAATTGGATAGCTGTTTTCCAGAACACAGCGAGTCGCTTTTCACAGAAATGAAGAACCTGATTTGGAAAGCTCTGCATAGGAAGCAACTGCCCTGATATCTGCTCTTCAAGGCATTCAAAAGATTgatctcatttattttcatgctaTTATACACAAAATGGGGCATCCTAGCAAAAACTGTTTACCTTAACCTACAGGTGGGAGAAAATCAGATCTGTGCCAGCATCCGTGTATGATATACattctgttttctttaaggtttaCCAAATGAAAAACGGTAGATTAATCTAATGAAATTTTGGGTCAAAGTGACAATTTTGGCAGGGCACGCCAGAAATATCAACTACTGGCAGAGTAGAAAAACATTGGGTTGTGGATTTCTGCATTCTGCAGAAATCCAGCCTTTTCTGCAATAAATGTTACAGCACTATGcctcaaaatgttgtttaagcAGGCAGCCCTTTAGGTTACTGACGGTCGTGCAATTCACAGTTTTGGGGTACACTATAATGGCTAGTGAACAAAGTCAAGGATTAAGTTTTAAAAGTGAAGGTGGCACGTCATCGTATTTTAAGTTTGGGtgtgcaattttatttaaaagtttaattcatCAGGGTTTTTAAACACTCACTGTATTCCATTAGTTGGATAAACAGACAATAATGTTGGTAAGCCAGCGTTTAAGGGAAGATTTTTGAAGAATACTaaagttaatgtaaaatatcttcAACACACCTAAAATGAGTATTCTCATACATACACTCATACAATCAAGACAAtggaaactgaaagaaaaaaagagcactttCATATAGGGtaagtttaaaaatgtcttcaaattTGATTCTTTTTATGAAGATCATCTTGATTCAGTGGGAACGATTGAGATTGAGGGAAAGACTTGACGTGAAGTATTAAATAAGTCTCCATTCAGTGAGTTATGAGTGAGTTACGGTTCTATCTCGGCATATCAAACTGTGAAAATTAGTCTCGTCTTTTGGGACACTGGTCTTTCATATCAGTTGGATTTCAGGAGTTCGCAGTATGCGTCTTAAAGATGGCCTCTGGCTTTTCATCCGTTTTTCCTCTCACTCCATTTATTCCTTTATATAtctttcaaaatacaaaaaaatgattccGTAATTAGCTCTCAtttggaaaagcttccaagaaatGCTTAAATCCTCATATTTTCTCAGAAAATGTACACAATGCCGTTTTTCGGGGGAAAGAAAACTAAAGAGGGATGGATTGATGGGcggattttttttgtgatttttcaaGTATATCTCGCACACAGCATGGAATGGGATTTTGAGAGATTGAGCTCTGGTTGCTAACGAAAGGCTTTCTTAACGAGCGTAACGTCAATGgctttggaaaatgaaatcagaaatTGTATGAATCCTTAATTAAACACCGTCCATAATAAATTGTTGCTCTCtgtaaataatgttcatttaaaggaaTTGTTTAGGAATTTAGGCACAAAAAGAGATGCTTACCGCGATTTATGGTCTGAAGAGAATGCCAAGAATGAGTTTCCAAAGGCACAGTAAACGCCATTCGCTTATGAATATCCAATGTGACCTCAAATCATACaattgtttatcattattttgcaaaaaaaatacatttcctcagtgtagtgaaatattatttgttctCTCGTGAAGTCAAATGTCAAAAAACTTTGCATCAGGTTAAACATTAATGCAATCAAGCTGGTTCTGTCTGAAGACCAGTTGTTATTGACCTCAGACCTTCGAATGCGAGCAAGATCGGATCATTTTAGGAaatcactttcattgtatgaaGAGGATACGGCATGGATATTCTTCGTTTGTATTCCGCAGAAGTCGGTTAGTCTTACAAGTTAGAAATTGGAtatgagagagaaaataatgaccagaatttgacatttttgcacgAGCTGTCGCTTTTAAACATAACAATCTGAATGATGTAGATATCCATGTGGGTTTGTTAACGTGTCACAGGAGTAGGTGTGTCTTGTGTTTCGCTACGACTTTTGTCTGACCCCCTGGTATTTCAGGGCATTCGTAATGGCTTCTATTCTTGGCAGGAGGGCAATTAATGAGTATTGAAGCAGGGGGGAAATCTTTACTGGAACAGAGTAAAAGGTTAAAAGGACTATACCACAGCGCCCATGTGGAAACCTGCTGTATGAACCAGTCTGACCCGCTTTTACCCTTCCTGTACTTCTCATAATATGCGTAATGATATATTGTCATCTTACCTGTAGGTAGGTTTGGGAAACGGAAATCGTTCTTAATGAGAAATGGTACCGTTTTTTAAAAGATACGGGAGCCGAATGATCTTTGTGGTATTTGGTTCACTCAACATCTgcttttttttggcaaagtGGGTATGAATACTCGTCTGAGCTATTGAAAGTTTTCTTAATTTCTCTAGGCTGTATTTATGTTTGACTTTACAACCATTTTtcttgcagtttaaaaaaaaaatagtggcttattttttggaataatataatttcaacttcttaaaaaaaacatcacatacaTGAAATGCTAACTAGCAAAAACTTGCTCAGTAGTTTGTGTCCTTCATAAGTATCAGTGTCTAATGAATAAGTTCTACACTTGAGAATTAAAAGCTCCGGTTATAAGACTCTGCGCTCAACTAGACAGTtcttttgaagcaaaaaagaggtaaaaaaagaaaaacaatgaaagaaaataaattggaCGCTGGTGTGTTTTGATGAGAAGCTCTTATGCTTGGGTAAGTGAGCGTGGAGGCATAATGGCTGGCGCTATCTGTGCTCTAAGCTCCTCGTATTCGCTGCATTGTACTGCCGATACTAATGACTTCTGtttatctctttcttttcatACTTAAAATCTCATCGAGACAGGTAAAGATCTGAATGAAAGAGGCAGAGGGCCATGTGCAGTTGAACATTGGCTATGAGCTGCCCTCGTCCTCCCTGCGGAGTAGCGCGGCAGGTTACAGACAGCCAAATGTCAACCCCTGATGCCATTTAGTGAGGGCAATATGCAGCAAATGAGCTCTCATTAGGGGTTTGTTTATCACGTAATGAGAAAGCCTTTGGTGCAGCTAACGGCCCGAGAACCTCTTCCCTCTTTTGTCTGTGATTACCAATTTACTCTCTTTATCGATGGGATTTCGTTTTGCTTTTTGGAGCCCCGTTGTCTCGAATGCCTGGcagaatacaaaaacatatactcgttttattcataaataactATTTCAGGAGTCTCTTATTAAAGGACAAAGACTGTATCACGCAGgcttctttgtttttctcctgATACAGTGTTCCAAAATCAAAATTATACCGCACCCCCAAATACAAAGAAGCTTGTGTATGTGTATAGTTTAATGCAGCTCGGCTTGCTTATGGCTCGTTTCCACCGAGAGGTACAGGTCAGTACAGTACAACACAGTACAGTAGGAACACCTTATCCAAGTAACATATTTGATAGGTTCGGTGTATGCGGGAAAGATAAAAGCAAATATGCTACAAAGTCAGCATTGTACTACGGTAAAGTTAAAAATAGATATAGAAAGTTAAACATAACTGTGCTACGCCAAAGCTATATGACCAGGATCAAATAATAGGTGCACGAGACCACGAATGCCTGTTAAATATAACGTTGCCCAAAACTAATTGTATCTCATGTTTAATCACTACAGAGACATCATAGCCAGAAGCAAATGTCGGAAGGACTAACCGAGCTTGGAGCTGCTCTAAACATACATAAGCACTGAGCACCCTGCGATCCCTGTGGAGCTCTATGTAATCGGCATATGTTTTCAGATCTGTGCTTTATGAAATCTTTATGAATAACCAACTACGTTCTtgcctgtaaaactctttaaacTTCATTTCATCACGCAATGTAAATAAACTCACAGACAGCAGAGCAGAACGAGTGAGTGATGCTATTATATGGTTTATCACATCAAAGTAATGTTTCAAGTCAGCCAGTCAGGGTTCTGTGGGGTGTATCCACCCTTTTTTGTACCCTTTGCTGTGCTAGGTACCCCGTCGGGTTACCAAAAAAGTGGTACAGTACGGTTCGCTATTTTGGTACCATTCACAACTTCTGACAATGGAAACAGAAATAATTGTATACCGTACCGTAAATAATAGCCAATAAACCTTAGATTTTAGCCAAAGATATCTTTTTTAGCCAGTTTTACTAAATAGGACAAAGAAAGACAAGAGTGAAATTCCAGAATGACTCTATTGGAAGGGGAAATTTCTGTGGGTGACGTACTAACAAACcgcaaaaaaagaacaacaacagaaattgcaacatttcatttacatattgACCAATGCAAAACGCCAAGGGTCGCAAGGGACTCGCATGACTGCTTGTTGAGTCGTCTTTTATTTCCCgaagcaaatgaaaaatgacatggCTTTGCAAACGATATGTTCGGATAATGCGTGGCAGAAATCATCTCCCTTCCACGACGCGCTCCCTGTTCACTGCAGTGCCTCCTCCTAGCAACAATAATTGCAGCCATTTGAAGTGCAAAATAGTTCAAGACGTGCCTTTTTTGGATATTGCCGGTAAGTTGAAGAGCGCAAACATTAGTAAACGCGTTGCGTATTCTTGTGAATATTCTTCTCTCGTATTTTTGCGTCTGAAAGGGAATCTCGTACAAATGTGTATTCAATAGGGTCTTGCGCAAATATAACTGTGTCCAAGCCTTTAAAGCGCTAATTTGTAACTGTGTGTCTTTAGTAAAACAAGACTATTTTAACTTCAAAAGACGCTGGCTTTTTGTATTGGGGacgatgcattaaaatacaatgtttcAAGCTCTCACGATGTTTTAAAACACAACCCGACCCTTCTTCCAATGGGATTATCACTTCGTTTGTTGACATTAGTTATCATAACCTATTCTCCCATGCTACCTGTTTTCCAGGACATAGACAGTCACAACCTTCACTGCAGTGTACTCTAAATAAACAGACATCTTGAACCCACTCTATTGTTA from Puntigrus tetrazona isolate hp1 chromosome 4, ASM1883169v1, whole genome shotgun sequence carries:
- the LOC122342644 gene encoding TBC1 domain family member 22A-like encodes the protein MLFLFLTETVHRHMQQYEVEYLQFAFRWMNNLLMRELPLRCTIRLWDTYQAEPEGFSHFHLYVCAAFLVRWRKEILEEKDFQVRWVFFLCVVLCGP